A single genomic interval of Nerophis ophidion isolate RoL-2023_Sa linkage group LG11, RoL_Noph_v1.0, whole genome shotgun sequence harbors:
- the LOC133562095 gene encoding casein kinase II subunit alpha isoform X1 — translation MSGPVPSRSRVYPDVNTQRPREYWDYESHVVEWGNQDDYQLVRKLGRGKYSEVFEAINITNNEKVVVKILKPVKKKKIKREIKILENLRGGPNIISLLDIVKDPVSRTPALVFEHVNNTDFKQLYQTLSDFDIRFYMYEILKALDYCHSMGIMHRDVKPHNVMIDHEHRKLRLIDWGLAEFYHPNQEYNVRVASRYFKGPELLVDYQMYDYSLDMWSLGCMLASMIFRKEPFFHGHDNYDQLVRIAKVLGTEDLYDYTDKYNIELDPRFNDILGRHSRKRWERFVHSENQHLVSTEALDFLDKLLRYDHQARLTAKEAMEHAYFFPIVRDQGRGATPGGMAASSTPISSSSMMAGISSMTSSQPLPNIAGSPVISAPNTLATQVPAATGAQP, via the exons ATGTCTGGCCCTGTCCCAAGCCGTTCTCGAGTTTACCCTGATGTAAACACACAGAGACCAAGGGAATACTGGGACTACGAGTCCCATGTTGTTGAGTGGGG AAACCAGGACGACTATCAGCTAGTCAGAAAACTTGGGCGAGGCAAATATAGCGAGGTCTTTGAAGCTATAAACATCACAAACAATGAAAAAGTGGTTGTCAAAATACTAAAG ccggtgaagaaaaaaaaaattaagagagaAATAAAGATTTTGGAGAACCTCAGGGGTGGCCCAAATATCATCTCACTGTTAGATATTGTCAAGGATCCCGTG TCCCGAACCCCAGCTTTGGTTTTTGAACATGTGAACAACACAGACTTCAAG caattgtatcAAACACTATCTGACTTTGACATACGGTTCTACATGTACGAAATCTTAAAG GCTTTGGATTACTGCCATAGTATGGGCATCATGCACAGAGATGTGAAGCCACACAATGTAATGATCGATCATGAACACAGAAAG CTTCGCTTAATCGACTGGGGATTGGCAGAGTTCTATCACCCAAACCAGGAATATAATGTGCGAGTGGCCTCCAGGTACTTCAAAGGACCTGAACTGCTGGTAGATTACCAG ATGTATGACTACAGTTTGGACATGTGGAGTTTGGGTTGCATGCTGGCCAGCATGATCTTCAGAAAGGAACCTTTCTTTCACGGTCACGATAACTACGACCAG CTCGTGCGAATTGCAAAAGTATTGGGCACAGAGGACCTGTACGACTACACTGACAAGTACAACATTGAATTGGACCCGCGGTTCAATGACATCTTGGGCAG ACACTCTCGTAAAAGGTGGGAGAGGTTTGTGCACAGTGAGAACCAGCACCTGGTCAGCACAGAGGCTCTGGACTTCCTGGACAAACTGCTGCGCTATGACCATCAAGCCCGCCTGACAGCCAAAGAGGCCATGGAACATGCATATTTCT TTCCCATCGTTAGAGATCAGGGAAGGGGGGCAACTCCTGGAGGGATGGCGGCCAGTTCCACACCAATCAGCTCCTCAAGTATGATGGCTG GCATCAGCTCAATGACCTCCTCACAGCCGCTGCCGAACATCGCTGGATCACCTGTTATCTCCGCCCCTAACACTCTGGCCACACAAGTTCCCGCAGCCACCGGGGCCCAGCCCTGA
- the LOC133562095 gene encoding casein kinase II subunit alpha isoform X2, producing the protein MSGPVPSRSRVYPDVNTQRPREYWDYESHVVEWGNQDDYQLVRKLGRGKYSEVFEAINITNNEKVVVKILKPVKKKKIKREIKILENLRGGPNIISLLDIVKDPVSRTPALVFEHVNNTDFKQLYQTLSDFDIRFYMYEILKALDYCHSMGIMHRDVKPHNVMIDHEHRKLRLIDWGLAEFYHPNQEYNVRVASRYFKGPELLVDYQMYDYSLDMWSLGCMLASMIFRKEPFFHGHDNYDQLVRIAKVLGTEDLYDYTDKYNIELDPRFNDILGRHSRKRWERFVHSENQHLVSTEALDFLDKLLRYDHQARLTAKEAMEHAYFFPIVRDQGRGATPGGMAASSTPISSSSISSMTSSQPLPNIAGSPVISAPNTLATQVPAATGAQP; encoded by the exons ATGTCTGGCCCTGTCCCAAGCCGTTCTCGAGTTTACCCTGATGTAAACACACAGAGACCAAGGGAATACTGGGACTACGAGTCCCATGTTGTTGAGTGGGG AAACCAGGACGACTATCAGCTAGTCAGAAAACTTGGGCGAGGCAAATATAGCGAGGTCTTTGAAGCTATAAACATCACAAACAATGAAAAAGTGGTTGTCAAAATACTAAAG ccggtgaagaaaaaaaaaattaagagagaAATAAAGATTTTGGAGAACCTCAGGGGTGGCCCAAATATCATCTCACTGTTAGATATTGTCAAGGATCCCGTG TCCCGAACCCCAGCTTTGGTTTTTGAACATGTGAACAACACAGACTTCAAG caattgtatcAAACACTATCTGACTTTGACATACGGTTCTACATGTACGAAATCTTAAAG GCTTTGGATTACTGCCATAGTATGGGCATCATGCACAGAGATGTGAAGCCACACAATGTAATGATCGATCATGAACACAGAAAG CTTCGCTTAATCGACTGGGGATTGGCAGAGTTCTATCACCCAAACCAGGAATATAATGTGCGAGTGGCCTCCAGGTACTTCAAAGGACCTGAACTGCTGGTAGATTACCAG ATGTATGACTACAGTTTGGACATGTGGAGTTTGGGTTGCATGCTGGCCAGCATGATCTTCAGAAAGGAACCTTTCTTTCACGGTCACGATAACTACGACCAG CTCGTGCGAATTGCAAAAGTATTGGGCACAGAGGACCTGTACGACTACACTGACAAGTACAACATTGAATTGGACCCGCGGTTCAATGACATCTTGGGCAG ACACTCTCGTAAAAGGTGGGAGAGGTTTGTGCACAGTGAGAACCAGCACCTGGTCAGCACAGAGGCTCTGGACTTCCTGGACAAACTGCTGCGCTATGACCATCAAGCCCGCCTGACAGCCAAAGAGGCCATGGAACATGCATATTTCT TTCCCATCGTTAGAGATCAGGGAAGGGGGGCAACTCCTGGAGGGATGGCGGCCAGTTCCACACCAATCAGCTCCTCAA GCATCAGCTCAATGACCTCCTCACAGCCGCTGCCGAACATCGCTGGATCACCTGTTATCTCCGCCCCTAACACTCTGGCCACACAAGTTCCCGCAGCCACCGGGGCCCAGCCCTGA